One window from the genome of Mucilaginibacter ginsenosidivorans encodes:
- the tsaD gene encoding tRNA (adenosine(37)-N6)-threonylcarbamoyltransferase complex transferase subunit TsaD, whose product MPVILGIESSCDETSASICVDGAILSNVIANQTIHEAYGGVVPELASRVHQQNIVPAVQQSILNAKINKNDIDAVAFTRGPGLLGSLLVGVSFAKAFALAKGIPLIEVNHMQAHVLAHFIDEPKPSFPFLCLTVSGGHTQIVLVKDHFDMEIIGQTTDDAAGEALDKTSKILGLPYPGGPLIDKNARLGDPDTYQFPEPQIPGLDFSFSGLKTAILYFIRDNVAANPNFIAENINDICASVEKRVVTILLNKLKKAALQYGIKNVALAGGVSANTGLRQGLKQLGEEMGWNTFIPQFQYCTDNAAMIAIAGYYKYLKSDFVGQDVAPLARMPF is encoded by the coding sequence GTGCCAGTAATACTCGGAATCGAATCATCCTGCGACGAAACATCAGCATCCATTTGTGTTGATGGGGCTATTTTAAGCAATGTCATCGCCAATCAAACAATACACGAAGCTTACGGCGGCGTGGTGCCCGAACTGGCATCGCGTGTTCATCAGCAAAATATCGTTCCAGCGGTACAGCAATCAATACTTAACGCAAAAATTAACAAAAACGATATAGATGCTGTCGCTTTCACCCGCGGCCCTGGCTTGCTTGGCTCATTGCTGGTTGGCGTTTCATTTGCCAAAGCCTTTGCGCTGGCAAAGGGCATACCCCTTATCGAGGTAAACCATATGCAGGCGCACGTGCTGGCGCATTTTATCGACGAGCCAAAACCGTCGTTTCCTTTCCTGTGCCTCACGGTTTCGGGCGGGCACACGCAGATCGTTTTGGTGAAGGATCATTTCGATATGGAGATCATAGGACAAACAACCGACGATGCCGCCGGTGAAGCATTGGATAAAACAAGTAAGATACTTGGTCTGCCATACCCCGGCGGGCCGTTGATTGACAAGAATGCCCGTCTCGGTGATCCGGATACTTACCAATTCCCCGAGCCGCAGATACCGGGGCTCGATTTTAGTTTCAGCGGCCTGAAAACAGCGATCTTGTATTTCATAAGGGACAATGTAGCCGCCAACCCGAATTTCATTGCTGAAAACATCAACGATATCTGTGCTTCGGTCGAAAAGCGAGTCGTAACAATATTGCTCAATAAGTTAAAAAAGGCCGCCCTGCAATATGGGATCAAAAATGTTGCTTTAGCCGGAGGGGTTTCGGCAAATACAGGGCTACGCCAGGGACTAAAACAATTGGGCGAAGAGATGGGGTGGAATACCTTTATTCCCCAATTTCAATATTGCACCGATAATGCCGCTATGATAGCCATAGCCGGGTATTATAAATATCTCAAAAGTGATTTCGTGGGACAGGACGTGGCCCCTTTGGCACGGATGCCGTTTTGA